Part of the Pirellulales bacterium genome, ATGTTGGCATGATCGGCAGCAAGCGGAAGATTCGGCTGATCTTCGACGATCTGCGCGAGCAAGGCATCGCCGCCGACGCCTTGCAGCGGGTATTTGCTCCGTTGGGCATCGACATCGGATCGCAAACCGTGCCCGAAATCGCCATTAGCATCCTGGCCGAGTTGGTGGCGCATCGCAATCGCGGCGGCGAGGTACCCGGACGACCGGGCGCCGTGGCCGTCGAAGCGTTGTAATGCGCGCGTTCGCCATCTTGCCCGCGGCGGGCGCCAGCCGGCGCATGGGGCGTCCCAAGCTGCTTTTGCCTTGGGGGCAGGCGACGCTAATCGAAAGGACACTGGCCGCCTGGCGGGCCAGCCGGGCCAGCGCTGTGTTAGTCACGGTGCATCCAGAGGCTGCGGAGCTAGCCAGCTTGTGCCAGGCTGCTGGCGCGATCGTCGTGCGGCCCGCCGAGCCACCGGCGGATATGAAGGCGTCGGTGCGGCTGGCGCTTGTGCATGTGGAACGCAATCTGGCGCCGAGTGACGACGATGTCTGGCTGTTGGCCCCGGCCGACATGCCGCTGTTGACGCCGGCGACCATCGATCGATTGATCGGCGAGCGCCAAACGGGGTCAGGTAACGGCATCTTGGCGCCGAGCCATGGCGGACGTCGCGGGCATCCCGTCTTGTTTCCGTGGCCAATAGCGCGAGAGGTCGCGGAACTTGGCGACGAGGAAGGCATCGATGCGCTTGTCCGCCGCCACGGCGTGCGAGAGATCGAGGTGGACGATCCCGGCATCGGCGCCGACATCGACACGCCAGAGGACTACCGGCGGCTAGGTGGGGAATCTAGCGCCAGCGGCGCGTAAATCGCTTTATGTCGTTGCCGCTGGCCTTTAGACTCGAAGGGTCGGACCACGGCCAGAGGCAAGATGCGCATGCGACTCGATCGGAATTCAGGCTCTACGAGGAGTTCCGCGCGCGGCGCTTGTTGGCTATTGGCCTGGCTATTGCTCGTGGCCGTGGCGCTGCCGGGCTGTGGCGGCTGCCGACAAGACGCCAAGAAGCTGGCCGAAAAGAAGGCTCGCGAAGAACTGGAGCGCAAAAAGAAGGAACAACTCGAAAAGCAAAAACCGAAGGAAGATTATCAGTTTTTGCATCTGAACACCTTGCCGCACCCGATTGAACGGGTGGAGCGGGCCGTCAAGCCGGGGCACTGGTCGCAGGCCACGCTGGACGCGATCGCCAATAATTTTGACTTTCGCGGCCAGGTCGAAATGGCGCCGATCGACCTGGACGAAATGCCGTTCAAACAAGGCGCGACTCGCACAGCGGTGCTGCCCAAGGCGCAGCGCCGCGAGTTCAACGTTACCTTCTTCATGCCGGCCGAGCTCAACGCGCGGACGACCAGCGCCGTGCTGCAATCCACGCGTGGGCGGGAGGTGTTTCGCGAGTCGTTCACCTTTGTGCGGATGCCGGCGCATCAGTTTTATCTAGTGGCGCTGGCGCGCGCGCCGGAACGCTACAACTATTTGCGCACCCTGGCCAGCGTGGAGGCGCCGTCGGGGGGACTGGTCACGCCGGGGATCGACAATCACTATCGGGTGCTGCTGCCGCAATTGAAGAATCGCGCGCCCTTGTCGGACAGCGCGCTCACCTGGACCACGGTCGCCTATCTGATCTGGGATGATGTCGACCCGTCGATCTTTTCCAATGAGCAAGAGCTGGCGCTGGTCGACTGGCTGCACTGGGGAGGCCAGATCATCATCAGCGGCCCCGGATCGCTGGCGCAACTGCAAGACAGCTTTTTGGCGCCCTATCTCCCGGCGACAAGCGCCGGGACCGTGGAGTTGACTCAGGACGATCTAGCGCCGATCAACGTCACCTGGCCCGCGCCACGAACCTTGTCGCCGGTGAAGCCGTGGTCGGCGGAGGATTTGACGGTCGGACCGGCCGCTTCTTTATCGCTGGGGACCGCGCAACGGCCGCTGGTCGCCACTCGCCGGGTGGGACGCGGTAGCATCACACTCACCGCTTTTTCGCTCGCGCAGCAAGAACTAATCGAGTGGGCCGAGTTCGACGACTTTGTCAACAGCGCGCTGTTGCATCGCCCGCCGCGCATGTTCGTCGATCACGAGGAGAGCGTCGCCATGCGCTGGGCCGATCGCGCCGGTCTGCACAATCCGCGCCGCGTGTCGCAGGTGCGCTACTTCAGCCGCGATACCGGCGAGCCGCGGCGCTGGCATCAGTTTGGAACCGACAACGGCGACACCGAAATGAACCCGTTTGAAGAACCTGACCCCGACGACGACGTTTCGGCGTTCGCCGATCCGAATCGATACGGCCCCGGGGTGGCCGGTTGGGACGATTTTGGCGCCGTCTCGAGCGCCGCGCGCGACGCGCTGCGCGAAGCGTCGGGCATCAAGATTCCGGCGCCGTCGTTTGTGCTGTCGGCGCTGGGGATTTACCTGTTCGTGTTGATCCCGGTGAATTGGGGGTTGTTCAGCCTGCTGGGGCGCGTGGAATGGGCCTGGATCGCCGCGCCGATCATTTCGCTGGCCGCGGCGGTGCTGGTGGTGCGAGCCGCGCAGCTTGATATTGGCTTTGTCCGCGCCACCAACGAGTTGAATATCGTCGAATTGCAAGGGGCGTCGGATCGAGCGCATGTCACGCGATATGCCGCGCTCTACACCTCGCTCTCGACCGGATACGATGTGGAACTCGCCGATCCGCATGGGCTGGCGCAGCCTTTTCCCGACGGAACGGGCCTGCTGCGCGGGCAGGATCGGGCAGCGGTCAATCTGGCGCGCGGCAAGCATGCCACGTTGGAAGACTTTCGCGTGTCGTCGAACACCATTGGGCTGGTGCATGCCGAGCATATGCTGCCGCTGGGAGGGGGTGTGATCTGGGAGGCTGGCGAGAATGCCAGCGTCGGCACGGTGACGAACCACACCAGTTTGACTGTTCATGACGCCCGGATCGTCGCCAACTACGGAACCGCATGGCTGGGCGACCTGCCACCGGGCGTCCAGCGCGAGGCGAAGTTCGTCGCCATCGACGACGCCGCGCCGCCCCCCTCATCGCGAAGCTTCGCCCCTGGCGAAGTGAATTTGGAACCGCTGCTGGCGCTGGCGGCACAGGACGTGGAACCGGGCGAGCGCCGCTTGATTGGCTGGTCAGACGATCCCACGCCCGGCCTGACGATACGCCCCACATCGTCGCAGGCCCGGCGCGCCAGCGTGATTGTGGCGCACTTGAACTATGGGCCGCTGGCCGCGCCGGCGGCCGACGCCGTGCCTTATTTCAAGCTGAAAGAACAGCTCTCCATGATGGGACGCAAGCTGAGTGATCGCGACGAGGAACCGGCGGCGCAGCCATGATCGAATTGACCAACTTCCATAAGAAATATGGCGACTTCACCGCGGTGGAGTGCCTGAACCTCAAGATCGAGGCGGGAGAGTTGTTTGGCTTCATCGGCCCCAACGGCGCCGGCAAAAGCACCTCGATCCGCTTTCTGGCCACGCTGCTCAAGGCCACCAGCGGCGATGGCGAGGTGAATGGCTACAGCGTCAACAAGCAACCGCTCGACGTGCGCCGCAGCGTGGGCTACATGCCCGACAATTTTGGCGTCTACGACGGCATGAAGGTGTGGGAGTTTTTGGACTTCTTCGCGGTGGCGTATCAGATTCCGCGGGGACGGCGCAAACAGGTGATCGGCGACGTGTTGGAACTATTGGACCTGACGCACAAGCGCGACGATTTTGTGAATGGCCTGTCGCGCGGCATGAAGCAGCGCTTGTGCCTGGCCAAGACGCTGGTTCACGACCCGCCGGTGCTGATCCTGGACGAGCCCTCCAGCGGGCTCGATCCGCGGGCGCGGCTGGAAGTGAAAGCGCTGCTCAAAGAATTGCGCCGGATGGGCAAGACGATCTTGATTTCGAGCCATATTCTGTCGGAACTGGCCGATTGCTGCACCTCGATTGGCATTATCGAGCGCGGCAAACTGCTGATGCACGGGCCGATCGACGAGGTGTACCGCCGCATCCGCAGCAACCGCATCGTGGAGATCAAGGTGCTCGACCGGCTGGAAAGCGCCCTATCGATCGTGCGCAGCCGACCCGAAACGCTCAACGTGCAGACCACCGATCACACCATCACGGCGGAACTGGCGGCCGAGGACGAACAATTGGCGAGCCTGATGGAACAGTTGTTGGCCGGAGGCGTGCGGATGCGCAGCTTTGGCGAAAAGGACCCCACGCTGGAAGATGTGTTCATGCTGGTCACCAAGGGATTGGTGACGTAGTCCGCCTGTTTTTAGAACCGCACCATGTATCTGCTCGAAAACCCCGTTTTGCAGCGCGAACTGCTGGTCAACCTGCGCATGAAGCGGGCGTTTGTGCTGATGCTGCTGTATCTGGCGGCGTTGGGCGGGGTGGTGTACCTGGCCTGGCCGCGCAATCCGACCATCGACCTCACCAACCCCGAGGCGTCGAAGCGGCTGGTGAACATGTTCTTTCTGGGGCAGTTCATGCTGGCGTCGCTCATGGCGCCAAGCTTCGCCGCCGGCGCGATCACCGGCGAAAAGGAACGCAAGAGCTACGAGATGCTGTTGGCCAGCCCGATGCGGCCCAGCGCCATACTGCTCGGCAAGCTGTTGGCGTCGCTGTCGCATTTGGCGATCTTCGTGTTCGCGTCGCTGCCGATTGTGGTGCTCTGCCTGCCGCTGGGGGGCGTGAGCATCTACGAGGTGGGCGCCACCTATCTAGCGC contains:
- a CDS encoding nucleotidyltransferase family protein, whose product is MRAFAILPAAGASRRMGRPKLLLPWGQATLIERTLAAWRASRASAVLVTVHPEAAELASLCQAAGAIVVRPAEPPADMKASVRLALVHVERNLAPSDDDVWLLAPADMPLLTPATIDRLIGERQTGSGNGILAPSHGGRRGHPVLFPWPIAREVAELGDEEGIDALVRRHGVREIEVDDPGIGADIDTPEDYRRLGGESSASGA
- a CDS encoding ABC transporter ATP-binding protein, yielding MIELTNFHKKYGDFTAVECLNLKIEAGELFGFIGPNGAGKSTSIRFLATLLKATSGDGEVNGYSVNKQPLDVRRSVGYMPDNFGVYDGMKVWEFLDFFAVAYQIPRGRRKQVIGDVLELLDLTHKRDDFVNGLSRGMKQRLCLAKTLVHDPPVLILDEPSSGLDPRARLEVKALLKELRRMGKTILISSHILSELADCCTSIGIIERGKLLMHGPIDEVYRRIRSNRIVEIKVLDRLESALSIVRSRPETLNVQTTDHTITAELAAEDEQLASLMEQLLAGGVRMRSFGEKDPTLEDVFMLVTKGLVT